A genome region from Baekduia alba includes the following:
- a CDS encoding CAP domain-containing protein gives MRRLRFLLPAIATACVLAIAPAAANASASATTAGARACPGANLAPSLAHAAQARRATLCLLNRQRVRHGLRHLRLHRSLSNAATRYARLMVTKHFFNHVSPAGSTLAQRVKRTNYLRHTRGWALGENLAWGSGTLATPTRIVNAWMHSPGHRRNILDGSFREIGIGIALGAPSGGSGATYVNEFGARA, from the coding sequence ATGCGCCGACTCCGCTTCCTGCTGCCCGCGATCGCCACCGCCTGCGTCCTGGCGATCGCGCCCGCCGCCGCCAACGCCTCCGCCTCCGCGACGACCGCCGGGGCCCGCGCCTGCCCGGGCGCGAACCTCGCGCCGTCGCTCGCCCACGCCGCCCAGGCGCGCCGCGCGACGCTCTGCCTGCTCAACCGCCAGCGCGTCCGCCACGGCCTGCGCCACCTGCGCCTGCACCGCTCCCTGAGCAACGCCGCGACGCGGTACGCGCGGCTGATGGTGACCAAGCACTTCTTCAACCACGTCTCGCCCGCCGGCTCGACGTTGGCCCAGCGCGTCAAGCGCACCAACTACCTCCGCCACACTCGCGGCTGGGCGCTGGGCGAGAACCTCGCCTGGGGCTCGGGCACGCTCGCGACGCCCACCCGGATCGTCAACGCCTGGATGCACTCGCCCGGCCACCGCCGCAACATCCTCGACGGCTCGTTCCGCGAGATCGGGATCGGCATCGCCCTCGGTGCCCCGTCCGGCGGCTCCGGCGCGACGTACGTGAACGAGTTCGGGGCGCGCGCGTAG
- a CDS encoding DUF1015 domain-containing protein → MADVQAFRALHYDLGVVGSLQSVIAPPYDVIDPQQRAALAARSAHNVVNIDLPEAPLGGDAYEEAARLLDLWKRQGAVVRDDQPALWALQQDYVGPDGRPLTRRGIFARVRVEEYGPGKIRPHERTHPGPKEDRLRLTRATQANLSPIFSLYDDPQSAAWSAVAAEIDPDNPWGQATDADGTLNKLWRISDGAAIARVKMTLGDTELLIADGHHRYETARVYAEEIGGEGDHRYVLMCLVALQDPGLTIFPTHRLLNKVKEPEVQQKLGQYLREAFAVTPIEKAQLRPPDDTHPPTPLTMGYIDAFHQQPYRLVLKDQALADAALADYPEPYRHLDTAVLEALVFKGVLGMTEDDIAHLDGLGYSRTDDEALELVESKAFDCAFFLRGSPVRQVQEIAAAGVNMPPKSTFFYPKVPTGLMLNPLS, encoded by the coding sequence ATGGCCGACGTCCAAGCCTTCCGCGCCCTCCACTACGACCTCGGCGTCGTCGGCTCGCTGCAGTCGGTGATCGCCCCGCCGTACGACGTCATCGACCCACAGCAGCGGGCGGCGCTCGCCGCGCGCTCCGCGCACAACGTCGTCAACATCGACCTGCCGGAGGCGCCGCTCGGCGGCGACGCCTACGAGGAGGCCGCGCGCCTGCTCGACCTCTGGAAGCGCCAGGGCGCCGTCGTCCGCGACGACCAGCCCGCGCTGTGGGCGCTCCAGCAGGACTACGTCGGCCCCGACGGGCGCCCGCTGACGCGTCGCGGGATCTTCGCGCGCGTGCGCGTGGAGGAGTACGGGCCCGGCAAGATCCGCCCGCACGAGCGCACGCATCCCGGGCCCAAGGAGGATCGCCTCCGCCTGACGCGCGCCACGCAGGCGAACCTCTCGCCGATCTTCAGCCTCTACGACGACCCGCAGAGCGCCGCCTGGAGCGCGGTCGCGGCGGAGATCGACCCCGACAACCCGTGGGGCCAGGCGACCGACGCCGACGGCACGCTCAACAAGCTCTGGCGCATCTCCGACGGCGCCGCGATCGCGCGCGTGAAGATGACGCTCGGCGACACCGAGCTGCTGATCGCCGACGGCCACCACCGCTACGAGACCGCGCGCGTCTACGCCGAGGAGATCGGCGGCGAGGGCGACCACCGCTACGTCCTGATGTGCCTCGTCGCGCTGCAGGACCCGGGGCTGACGATCTTCCCGACGCACCGGCTCCTGAACAAGGTCAAGGAGCCCGAGGTCCAGCAGAAGCTCGGCCAGTACCTGCGCGAGGCCTTCGCGGTCACGCCGATCGAGAAGGCGCAGCTGCGCCCGCCGGATGACACGCACCCGCCCACCCCGTTGACCATGGGCTACATCGACGCCTTCCACCAGCAGCCCTACCGCCTGGTGCTCAAGGACCAGGCGCTGGCCGACGCGGCGCTGGCCGATTACCCCGAGCCCTACCGCCACCTCGACACCGCCGTCCTCGAGGCACTGGTCTTCAAGGGCGTCCTCGGGATGACCGAGGACGACATCGCCCACCTCGACGGCCTCGGCTACTCGCGCACCGATGACGAGGCGCTCGAGCTCGTCGAGTCCAAGGCGTTCGACTGCGCGTTCTTCCTGCGCGGCAGCCCCGTCCGCCAGGTCCAGGAGATCGCCGCCGCCGGCGTCAACATGCCGCCGAAGTCGACGTTCTTCTACCCGAAGGTGCCAACTGGACTGATGCTCAACCCGCTGTCGTAA
- a CDS encoding OsmC family protein, producing the protein MKATAIRSGSLRQAIRIRDFNLTIDEPADKGGEDSGPSPQEMLAASLAACTAITMEMYAKRKHWDVGDVEVACDYTPAERGCPTRFNLVMRFPDSLSDEQVERLRVIAAKCPVHRTLEGEVMFDERVERVSLAR; encoded by the coding sequence ATGAAGGCCACCGCCATCCGATCCGGCAGCCTGCGCCAGGCCATCCGGATCCGCGACTTCAACCTCACGATCGACGAGCCCGCGGACAAGGGCGGCGAGGACTCCGGCCCCAGCCCGCAGGAGATGCTCGCGGCGTCGCTGGCCGCGTGCACGGCGATCACGATGGAGATGTACGCCAAGCGCAAGCACTGGGACGTCGGCGACGTCGAGGTGGCCTGCGACTACACGCCCGCCGAGCGCGGCTGTCCGACGCGCTTCAACCTCGTGATGCGCTTCCCGGACTCGCTGTCCGACGAGCAGGTCGAGCGCCTGCGCGTGATCGCGGCCAAGTGCCCCGTCCACCGCACGCTCGAGGGCGAGGTCATGTTCGACGAGCGTGTCGAGCGCGTCTCCCTCGCGCGCTGA
- a CDS encoding NUDIX hydrolase, with protein sequence MLDGVLLDPSEAAALDVHGRTDAAVLVPLFLDDAGAPSVVLTRRRDDLRRHPGEISFPGGRQDPEDADLCATALREADEEIGLDPNGVELIGALQPTPTIATNYAVYPFVGLIEPGSDWRPQEAEVAAVLEVRLADLRAGYGRRRLMRRGVPFRTDTYVVGDDLVWGATARMLADLFERLDRAAGTL encoded by the coding sequence TTGCTCGACGGCGTCCTCCTCGACCCGAGCGAGGCGGCCGCCCTCGACGTCCACGGCCGCACCGACGCGGCCGTGCTCGTCCCGTTGTTCCTGGACGACGCCGGCGCGCCGTCGGTCGTCCTGACCCGCCGCCGCGACGACCTGCGCCGCCACCCCGGCGAGATCTCGTTCCCCGGCGGCCGCCAGGACCCCGAGGACGCCGACCTGTGCGCGACCGCGCTGCGCGAGGCCGACGAGGAGATCGGCCTGGACCCCAATGGGGTCGAGCTGATCGGCGCGCTGCAGCCGACGCCGACCATCGCCACCAACTACGCCGTCTACCCCTTCGTCGGCCTGATCGAGCCGGGCAGCGACTGGCGGCCGCAGGAGGCCGAGGTCGCCGCGGTCCTCGAGGTGCGCCTCGCCGACCTGCGCGCCGGCTACGGGCGCCGCCGGCTCATGCGCCGCGGCGTGCCGTTCCGGACCGACACCTACGTCGTCGGCGACGACCTCGTCTGGGGCGCGACGGCGCGGATGCTGGCCGACCTGTTCGAGCGGCTCGACCGGGCCGCCGGCACGTTGTAG
- a CDS encoding nucleoside hydrolase: MPTPIILDCDPGHDDMVAILLAAANPAIDLRAITTVSGNGSLDAVTRNALLTCTHAGIRDVPVAAGCGGPLLGLARVADDVHGASAMDGADLGEPDVALDPRHAVALMADVLRDAATPVTLVPTGPLTNVALLLRRHPELYDKIAAVVLMGGAVQGGNRRPLAEFNVWADPEAADIVFTSGLDVTMCPLDVTHQALATEDVLAELRAIGTPLATMVVDLLGFFADRYNQLWGFPAAPVHDPVAVARLIDPALVGVVEANVVIELAGTYTRGATVVDRFGNTGRAPNARVALQLDHAGFWALIVDAVRTLGRR, encoded by the coding sequence GTGCCCACGCCCATCATCCTCGACTGCGATCCCGGCCACGACGACATGGTCGCGATCCTCCTGGCGGCCGCGAACCCGGCGATCGACCTGCGCGCGATCACGACGGTCTCCGGCAACGGCTCGCTCGACGCCGTCACGCGCAACGCGCTGCTGACGTGCACGCACGCGGGGATCCGCGACGTGCCGGTCGCGGCCGGGTGCGGCGGGCCGCTGCTCGGGCTGGCGCGGGTCGCCGACGACGTGCACGGCGCGTCGGCGATGGACGGCGCGGACCTCGGCGAGCCCGACGTCGCGCTGGACCCGCGCCACGCGGTCGCGCTGATGGCCGACGTGCTGCGCGATGCCGCTACGCCGGTGACGCTCGTCCCCACCGGTCCGCTGACGAACGTCGCGCTGCTGCTGCGCCGCCACCCCGAGTTGTATGACAAGATCGCCGCCGTCGTGCTGATGGGCGGCGCGGTCCAGGGCGGCAACCGCCGGCCGCTGGCCGAGTTCAACGTCTGGGCCGATCCCGAGGCCGCCGACATCGTCTTCACCAGCGGCCTGGACGTCACGATGTGCCCGCTGGACGTCACGCACCAGGCGCTGGCGACCGAGGACGTCCTGGCGGAGCTCCGCGCCATCGGGACGCCCCTGGCCACCATGGTGGTGGACCTGCTCGGGTTCTTCGCCGACCGTTACAACCAGCTCTGGGGCTTCCCGGCGGCGCCGGTCCACGACCCGGTCGCGGTCGCCCGCCTGATCGACCCGGCGCTGGTCGGCGTCGTCGAGGCCAACGTCGTGATCGAGCTGGCCGGGACCTACACGCGCGGCGCGACCGTGGTCGACCGCTTCGGCAACACCGGCCGCGCGCCCAACGCCCGGGTCGCGCTGCAGCTCGACCACGCCGGCTTCTGGGCGCTGATCGTCGACGCGGTCCGGACGCTCGGCCGGCGCTGA
- a CDS encoding acyl-CoA dehydrogenase family protein, with protein sequence MDFSLTDEQELIRRTAREFTDREIVPTARDRSRDHVFDLELVAKLAAQGYLGAIVPREYGGAGLDYRTYGLVVEEVGRGDSSIRTVVSVQTSLVCSVILKFGTEEQKRRYLPRLCSGELLGCFGLTEPDTGSDAANQKTRATKVDGGWRINGAKMWISLGSHAGLALVFAQTDPSLGHRGTACFLVDTDQEGFRPTPLAHKMGLNAVDTSEIALDDVWAADDAVLGTVGQGFKVAMTALDSGRFSVAAGCVGVCQAVLEESVAYAKARVQFDRPIASFQLVQAMIAEMRMRTDAARLLVWRAGWMKDQGLPNTTETSIAKLYASESAVWCANEAIQVHGGAGYADDHPVERHFRDVRVTTLYEGTSQIQKLIIGRAETGINALVPS encoded by the coding sequence ATGGACTTCAGCCTCACCGACGAGCAGGAGCTGATCCGGCGCACCGCGCGGGAGTTCACCGACCGCGAGATCGTGCCGACGGCCCGCGACCGGTCCCGCGACCACGTCTTCGACCTCGAGCTCGTGGCCAAGCTCGCAGCGCAGGGCTACCTCGGCGCGATCGTCCCGCGCGAGTACGGCGGCGCCGGCCTGGACTACCGGACCTACGGGCTGGTCGTCGAGGAGGTCGGGCGCGGCGACTCGTCGATCCGGACCGTGGTCTCGGTGCAGACGTCGCTGGTCTGCTCGGTGATCCTGAAGTTCGGGACCGAGGAGCAGAAGCGCCGGTACCTGCCGCGGCTGTGCAGCGGCGAGCTGCTCGGGTGCTTCGGCCTGACCGAGCCCGACACCGGCTCCGACGCGGCCAACCAGAAGACGCGCGCGACGAAGGTCGACGGCGGCTGGCGGATCAACGGCGCCAAGATGTGGATCTCGCTCGGCAGCCACGCCGGGCTCGCGCTGGTGTTCGCGCAGACCGATCCGTCGCTGGGCCATCGCGGGACGGCGTGCTTCCTGGTCGACACCGACCAGGAGGGCTTCCGGCCGACGCCGCTGGCGCACAAGATGGGGCTGAACGCGGTGGACACCTCGGAGATCGCCTTGGACGACGTGTGGGCCGCGGACGACGCCGTGCTCGGCACGGTCGGCCAGGGGTTCAAGGTCGCGATGACGGCGCTGGACTCCGGGCGCTTCAGCGTCGCCGCGGGGTGCGTGGGCGTGTGTCAGGCGGTGTTGGAGGAGTCGGTCGCCTACGCCAAGGCGCGCGTGCAGTTCGACCGGCCGATCGCGTCGTTCCAGCTGGTCCAGGCGATGATCGCCGAGATGCGGATGCGGACGGATGCCGCGCGCCTGCTGGTCTGGCGTGCCGGCTGGATGAAGGACCAGGGGTTGCCCAACACCACCGAGACGTCGATCGCGAAGTTGTACGCCTCGGAGTCCGCGGTGTGGTGCGCGAACGAGGCGATCCAGGTCCACGGCGGCGCGGGCTACGCCGACGACCACCCGGTCGAGCGCCACTTCCGCGACGTGCGCGTCACGACGCTCTACGAGGGCACGTCGCAGATCCAGAAGCTCATCATCGGGCGGGCCGAGACGGGGATCAACGCGCTGGTGCCGTCGTGA
- a CDS encoding 3-hydroxyacyl-CoA dehydrogenase NAD-binding domain-containing protein: MSAAPQVIGVVGAGTMGSGIAQLAAQSGARTVVYDPVEGAAAAAVERARAGIVKLVDKGRLPGDAAELGARLEVASGLEALSLCELVIEAAPERLELKHELFAALSEVAPRAVLASNTSSIPITAIARGAADPSKVVGLHFFNPAPLMQLVEVIAGLQSSEASLGVARAAGEAMGRRVIDATDGPGFLVNRCNRPFGLEALRLVQERIAGVEAIDAIVRAAGFRMGPFELQDLVGIDVGFEVSQSFYELSFGEPRWRPSPLSAQKVAAGQLGRKTGQGWYAYADGTPHRASDPEAPEPGVPDGVDGPVVISGFLPVADELRALADEAGFDVRDEADGAVPWLIVECGPPDDDAPPLQGAPRLILCAEGALQALDQGGAAAGFHALPPIGLVELTRTPATAGVAATRAEAFFGGLGLPTAWVADAPGLVLGRIVAQVVNECAFAVGEGVGTAADVDAGMKLGLNYPTGPLAWADEIGLDHIVMILDGLREEYSEERYRTAPLLRRITEFHEHEHFEHDHGEP; this comes from the coding sequence ATGAGCGCAGCACCGCAGGTGATCGGCGTCGTCGGCGCCGGGACGATGGGATCGGGGATCGCGCAGCTGGCCGCCCAGAGCGGCGCGCGGACCGTCGTGTACGACCCGGTCGAGGGCGCCGCCGCGGCCGCGGTCGAGCGCGCGCGGGCCGGGATCGTCAAGTTGGTGGACAAAGGCCGGCTGCCGGGCGACGCGGCGGAGCTCGGCGCGCGGCTGGAGGTGGCGTCGGGGCTGGAGGCGCTGAGCCTGTGCGAGCTGGTGATCGAGGCCGCGCCGGAGCGGCTGGAGCTCAAGCACGAGCTGTTCGCGGCGCTGTCGGAGGTCGCGCCGCGCGCGGTGCTGGCGTCCAACACCTCGTCGATCCCGATCACGGCGATCGCGCGCGGCGCGGCGGATCCGTCCAAGGTCGTGGGGCTGCACTTCTTCAACCCCGCGCCGCTGATGCAGCTGGTCGAGGTGATCGCGGGGCTGCAGTCCTCGGAGGCGTCGCTGGGCGTGGCGCGCGCCGCCGGCGAGGCGATGGGCCGGCGCGTGATCGACGCGACCGACGGGCCCGGGTTCCTGGTCAACCGCTGCAACCGGCCGTTCGGGCTGGAGGCGCTGCGGCTGGTGCAGGAGCGGATCGCCGGCGTCGAGGCGATCGACGCGATCGTGCGCGCCGCGGGGTTCCGGATGGGGCCGTTCGAGCTGCAGGACCTGGTCGGGATCGACGTGGGCTTCGAGGTCTCCCAGTCGTTCTACGAGCTGAGCTTCGGCGAGCCGCGCTGGCGGCCGTCGCCGCTGAGCGCGCAGAAGGTGGCCGCCGGGCAGTTGGGGCGCAAGACGGGCCAGGGGTGGTACGCGTACGCGGACGGGACGCCGCACCGCGCGTCCGATCCGGAGGCGCCGGAGCCGGGCGTGCCCGACGGAGTCGACGGGCCGGTCGTGATCAGCGGCTTCCTGCCGGTCGCCGACGAGCTGCGGGCGCTGGCCGACGAGGCCGGCTTCGACGTCCGCGACGAGGCCGACGGCGCGGTGCCGTGGCTGATCGTCGAGTGCGGGCCACCGGACGACGACGCGCCGCCGCTGCAGGGCGCGCCGCGGCTGATCCTGTGCGCCGAGGGCGCGCTGCAGGCGCTGGACCAGGGCGGCGCCGCCGCCGGGTTCCACGCGCTCCCGCCGATCGGGCTGGTGGAGCTGACGCGCACGCCGGCGACGGCCGGCGTGGCCGCCACGCGCGCCGAGGCCTTCTTCGGCGGGCTGGGCCTCCCGACCGCCTGGGTCGCCGACGCGCCCGGCCTCGTGCTCGGTCGCATCGTCGCCCAGGTCGTCAACGAGTGCGCGTTCGCGGTCGGCGAAGGCGTCGGGACCGCCGCCGACGTCGACGCCGGGATGAAGTTGGGGTTGAACTACCCGACCGGCCCGCTCGCCTGGGCCGACGAGATCGGCCTCGACCACATCGTGATGATCCTCGACGGCCTCCGCGAGGAGTACTCCGAAGAGCGCTACCGCACCGCTCCCCTCCTCCGCCGCATCACCGAGTTCCACGAGCACGAGCACTTCGAGCACGACCACGGCGAGCCGTAG
- a CDS encoding RNA polymerase sigma factor, protein MIPFQRFFDEHREPVFRFLVASVGRDAADDCFQETFLSAMKAYPKLRANSNPRAWVMTIAHRKALDHHRARGRNAIPVEHVPEVATYDAAPRDDDTWARVHDLPPKQRAAVLLRYAGDLTHAEVAVALDCSEEAARRSAHEGLKKLRQEMSPTS, encoded by the coding sequence GTGATCCCGTTTCAGCGCTTCTTCGACGAGCATCGGGAGCCGGTGTTCCGGTTCCTCGTCGCGTCGGTGGGGAGGGATGCGGCGGATGACTGCTTCCAGGAGACGTTCCTGTCGGCGATGAAGGCGTATCCGAAGCTGCGGGCCAACTCGAACCCGCGGGCGTGGGTGATGACGATCGCCCATCGCAAGGCGCTCGACCATCACCGGGCCCGGGGGCGCAACGCGATCCCGGTCGAGCACGTGCCGGAGGTCGCGACCTACGACGCGGCGCCGCGCGACGACGACACGTGGGCGCGGGTGCACGACCTCCCGCCCAAGCAGCGGGCGGCGGTGCTGCTGCGCTACGCCGGCGACCTCACGCACGCCGAGGTCGCGGTCGCGCTCGACTGCTCCGAGGAGGCCGCGCGACGGTCCGCCCACGAGGGCCTGAAGAAGCTCCGCCAAGAGATGAGCCCGACGTCATGA
- a CDS encoding methylated-DNA--[protein]-cysteine S-methyltransferase — translation MSDLTPPTIDHAALDAATARFAAAAQPDVAYTVIDSPIGALVAAATPTGLVRLAYEDFNGGLDAVLDSLAGRVSPRILEQPAKLDAVRRELDEYFDNQRTTFDVPIDWTLYSDFGRRVLQATAEVPFGRTATYGAVAAAAGNAKASRAAGRALGANAIPIIVPCHRIIGTSGKLTGYTGGMHRKEALLRLEGIAF, via the coding sequence ATGAGCGACCTCACCCCGCCCACGATCGACCACGCCGCGCTGGATGCCGCCACCGCGCGGTTCGCCGCCGCCGCGCAGCCGGACGTGGCCTACACGGTGATCGACTCGCCGATCGGCGCGCTCGTCGCCGCCGCGACGCCGACCGGGCTGGTCCGCCTCGCCTACGAGGACTTCAACGGCGGCCTGGACGCCGTGCTCGACTCGCTCGCCGGTCGCGTGAGCCCGCGCATCCTCGAGCAGCCCGCCAAGCTCGACGCGGTCCGGCGCGAGCTCGACGAGTACTTCGACAACCAGCGCACGACGTTCGACGTCCCGATCGACTGGACGCTCTACTCGGACTTCGGCCGTCGCGTCCTGCAGGCGACCGCGGAGGTCCCGTTCGGCCGCACGGCCACCTACGGCGCGGTCGCCGCGGCCGCCGGCAACGCGAAGGCGTCGCGCGCCGCGGGTCGGGCGCTCGGCGCGAACGCCATCCCGATCATCGTCCCCTGCCACCGGATCATCGGCACCAGCGGCAAGCTCACCGGCTACACCGGCGGGATGCACCGCAAGGAGGCGCTCCTGCGCCTCGAGGGGATCGCGTTCTAG
- a CDS encoding MlaD family protein — MRTESLTTGRILVVAAFALTCFGLMLYLWNAFGGSVPMKAKGYRVVVALPEADLLAQEADVRISGVSVGRVVRTARAVGDRKDAELEIDARYAPLRSDVRATIRRKSLAGEEYLELTPGGARTAAVPDGGRLASANVAPSVEVDEVLRTFDAPTRRALATWIQTQAQALGTEGASLNDALGSLPGFEQDLTQVLEVLNRQQGAVRAAVANTGVVFDALSERRAALHGAIVNGSRATDALARGSAELADAFRALPTFEAQSRRLLHRAQRFRQDADPVITSLQPGFRAFSQTAAAVPATARELRGLLEQVGPLNGAARRGLPAARRFFDAARPFVAQFAPFLDQLQPVLTYISTRAGTLSTLVANVTAATNATAAGYGSAGAGVHYARVGMALNPGSLAQYPAKQSWSRVNPYPDGSSAVFGRARALGVFDDRSCARALAFPRLASTDRAGGFSTEMLGRIEHFVLHDDRAAAPPCALQRLPQGTASFPQIRPLSHPGGTTP; from the coding sequence TTGAGGACCGAGTCCCTGACCACTGGCCGCATCCTGGTGGTCGCGGCGTTCGCGCTGACGTGCTTCGGGTTGATGTTGTACCTGTGGAACGCGTTCGGCGGGAGCGTGCCCATGAAGGCCAAGGGCTATCGCGTCGTCGTCGCGCTGCCCGAGGCCGACCTGCTGGCCCAGGAGGCCGACGTCCGGATCTCGGGCGTGAGCGTCGGGCGCGTCGTCAGGACCGCCCGCGCGGTGGGCGACCGCAAGGACGCGGAGCTCGAGATCGACGCGCGCTACGCGCCGCTGCGCAGCGACGTGCGGGCGACGATCCGGCGCAAGTCGCTGGCGGGGGAGGAGTACCTCGAGCTGACGCCCGGCGGCGCGCGCACCGCGGCGGTGCCCGACGGCGGACGGCTGGCGAGCGCGAACGTGGCGCCGAGCGTGGAGGTCGACGAGGTCCTGCGGACCTTCGACGCGCCGACGCGGCGGGCGCTGGCGACCTGGATCCAGACCCAGGCGCAGGCGCTGGGCACCGAGGGCGCGTCGCTCAACGACGCGCTCGGGTCGCTGCCGGGCTTCGAGCAGGACCTGACGCAGGTGCTGGAGGTGCTCAACCGCCAGCAGGGCGCGGTCCGCGCGGCGGTCGCCAACACCGGCGTGGTCTTCGACGCGCTGAGCGAGCGGCGCGCGGCGCTGCATGGCGCGATCGTCAACGGCTCGCGGGCGACCGACGCGCTCGCGCGCGGGTCCGCCGAGCTGGCCGACGCGTTCCGGGCGCTGCCGACCTTCGAGGCGCAGTCGCGGCGACTGCTACATCGGGCGCAGCGGTTCCGGCAGGATGCGGACCCGGTGATCACGTCGTTGCAGCCCGGGTTCCGCGCGTTCAGCCAGACGGCCGCAGCGGTGCCGGCGACCGCGCGGGAGCTGCGCGGGCTGCTCGAGCAGGTCGGTCCGCTGAACGGCGCGGCCCGGCGCGGGCTGCCGGCCGCGCGGCGGTTCTTCGACGCCGCCCGGCCGTTCGTCGCCCAGTTCGCGCCGTTCCTGGACCAGCTGCAGCCGGTGTTGACCTACATCTCGACGCGGGCCGGCACGCTGAGCACGCTGGTGGCCAACGTGACCGCGGCGACCAACGCGACCGCCGCCGGCTACGGCTCGGCGGGCGCGGGCGTGCACTACGCGCGCGTCGGGATGGCGCTCAACCCCGGCAGCCTCGCGCAGTACCCGGCCAAGCAGTCGTGGTCGCGCGTCAACCCGTATCCGGACGGGTCGTCGGCGGTGTTCGGCCGCGCCCGCGCGCTCGGCGTCTTCGACGACCGCAGCTGCGCGCGGGCGCTCGCGTTCCCGCGGCTGGCGAGCACCGACCGGGCCGGCGGCTTCTCCACCGAGATGCTCGGGCGCATCGAGCACTTCGTGTTGCATGACGACCGCGCCGCCGCGCCACCGTGCGCGCTGCAGCGCCTGCCGCAGGGCACCGCGAGCTTCCCGCAGATCCGACCGCTGTCTCACCCAGGAGGAACCACCCCATGA
- a CDS encoding S8 family peptidase produces the protein MRRPVAIALTVATVGAGVTSAGVRSPLAEEAAGAWSPALPAAGYCVPAPDDGLLVPRAVGALAAPSGPTRPIAILDTGVDPGVGQLAGRVLQGWDALTGAPVSGDGDGHGTEAAGLAASAGPGMLGVAPASPILPIRIYDPATRTASPAAIAKGIALAVAKGAGVVVVEGSAPRGGVGDDDVRMLSSAVDAAFVRGVLTVAGAGDDTADGTAPALPASLPHVLVAGSATPSGGARSAPTNTGPWLDLLVPGEGVTAPLPGALCANGYGFSGGTSFAAPSLGAAVAVVQAARPGLTTQQLFEVMRRAGTDLGVGGRDDDSGFGLLSMALALSAAPLAKETSAEIDDDPFWVRGSPYAKAHPALLTRTKLRFKAKGTVSPAKDPADVYRVSLSKRERMVVSVGAASPNALLELSVLDPRVGDFDVTDDVSDYALVATGGFSNDPQVEWTATRSGIYSIAVQAADPVDPNDPGASVPDLEPYTLSAYKQRRDTRAKR, from the coding sequence GTGCGACGTCCGGTCGCGATCGCGCTGACGGTCGCGACCGTCGGCGCCGGGGTCACCTCCGCGGGCGTGCGGTCCCCGCTCGCGGAGGAGGCCGCCGGCGCCTGGTCGCCGGCGCTGCCGGCCGCGGGCTACTGCGTGCCGGCGCCCGACGACGGGCTGCTCGTGCCGCGCGCCGTGGGCGCGCTGGCGGCGCCGAGCGGGCCGACCAGGCCGATCGCGATCCTCGACACGGGGGTCGATCCCGGCGTCGGCCAGCTCGCGGGACGCGTCCTGCAGGGCTGGGACGCGCTGACCGGCGCGCCCGTCAGCGGGGATGGCGACGGGCACGGGACGGAGGCCGCGGGACTGGCGGCCTCCGCCGGGCCGGGGATGCTGGGCGTCGCGCCGGCGAGCCCGATCCTGCCGATCCGGATCTACGATCCCGCGACCCGGACGGCGTCGCCGGCGGCGATCGCCAAGGGCATCGCGCTCGCGGTGGCCAAGGGCGCGGGCGTGGTCGTCGTCGAAGGCTCCGCGCCGCGCGGCGGCGTGGGCGACGACGACGTGCGGATGCTGTCCTCGGCGGTCGACGCGGCGTTCGTCCGGGGCGTGCTGACCGTCGCGGGCGCGGGCGACGACACGGCCGACGGGACCGCGCCGGCGCTGCCCGCGTCGCTGCCTCACGTGCTGGTCGCGGGGTCGGCGACCCCGTCGGGCGGTGCGCGGTCGGCGCCGACGAACACCGGGCCGTGGCTGGATCTGCTCGTGCCGGGCGAGGGCGTGACGGCGCCGCTGCCGGGCGCGCTGTGCGCGAACGGCTACGGGTTCTCGGGCGGGACGTCCTTCGCGGCGCCGTCGCTGGGCGCGGCGGTCGCGGTGGTCCAGGCGGCGCGGCCCGGGCTCACGACACAGCAGCTGTTCGAGGTCATGCGGCGCGCCGGGACGGATCTGGGGGTCGGCGGGCGCGACGACGACAGCGGGTTCGGGCTGTTGAGCATGGCCTTGGCCTTGAGCGCGGCGCCGCTGGCGAAGGAGACGTCGGCCGAGATCGACGACGATCCCTTCTGGGTCCGCGGGTCGCCGTACGCGAAGGCCCACCCGGCGCTGCTGACCAGGACCAAGCTGCGGTTCAAGGCCAAGGGCACCGTGAGCCCGGCGAAGGACCCGGCCGACGTGTACCGCGTGTCCTTGAGCAAGCGCGAGCGGATGGTCGTGAGCGTCGGCGCCGCGAGCCCGAACGCGCTGCTCGAGCTGTCCGTGTTGGACCCGCGGGTCGGCGACTTCGACGTGACCGACGACGTCTCCGACTACGCCCTGGTCGCCACCGGCGGCTTCTCGAACGACCCCCAGGTCGAGTGGACCGCCACACGGAGCGGGATCTACTCCATCGCCGTCCAGGCGGCAGACCCGGTCGACCCCAACGACCCGGGCGCGTCGGTGCCGGACCTGGAGCCCTACACGCTGAGCGCGTACAAGCAGCGGAGGGATACGCGGGCGAAGCGCTGA